Proteins from a single region of Oryza brachyantha chromosome 6, ObraRS2, whole genome shotgun sequence:
- the LOC102709376 gene encoding uncharacterized protein LOC102709376 isoform X1 encodes MNSHTTNSKTFGKLHNWTHISCFWQLPYFHKLLLPHNIDVMHNEKNVAEAIWNTCFDIPDKTKDNAKARQDLAEICNRPSLHLVLKKNGKWHKPRAPFCIEKNDKTIILKWFQELKFPDGYAANIRRGVNLSQRKIFGLKNHDYHIFMERLLPVAFRGFLPEETWVCLAELSFFYRQLCAKELRKDTICNLEEQIVVLLCKMEKIFPPGFFNPMQHLIIHLPREARLGGPVQARWNYPYERKIQRLRKKVRNKARVEGCIVEAELVEEATNYLSLYFKPTARSIRNKIPRYDDGACTFESSCNIEIFKYPGRCTSPRGIRSLSLEEYEAAFLYILTNMLEMDGLFKKFDEKHWKSRIKPKPEQLRDLRLNGWKTSRGKHGPDFFDWFKEECMVTSSIDIALHQISYGFRQRVSSYGCYDVNGYRFRSEEYERTRFGLTTVNTGVCVCCIDENDNELEYYGVIKDIIKIKWEGNLQLEIVLFDCQWFDPTVRGTRRTENLGLVEIKCTSRLSVFEPFVMASQVKQVYYVPYACKNRSDLADWWVAYQVSPRGCVPPQDNNDDSNSPDGTNEEVLIYQEDGLEGTFVII; translated from the exons ATGAACAGTCACACAACCAATTCAAAAACCTTTGGTAAATTGCATAATTGGACTCATATTAGTTGTTTTTGGCAACTACCATACTTTCATAAATTGTTGTTGCCGCATAATATTGATGTAATGCATAATGAGAAAAATGTAGCTGAAGCTATATGGAATACATGCTTTGACATACCTGATAAGACTAAAGACAATGCTAAAGCAAGGCAAGATCTAGCTGAGATTTGTAACCGTCCATCCTTGCATTTGGTGCTAAAGAAAAATGGTAAGTGGCACAAGCCACGAGCCCCATTTTGTATTGAGAAGAATGACAAGACAATAATTCTTAAATGGTTTCAAGAGCTCAAGTTTCCTGATGGGTACGCAGCCAACATTAGAAGAGGAGTTAACTTATCGCAGCGAAAAATCTTTGGATTAAAGAATCATGACTATCACATCTTTATGGAACGCTTGCTTCCCGTTGCATTCCGCGGCTTCCTTCCAGAAGAGACATGGGTGTGTTTGGCTGAGCTTAGTTTTTTCTATAGGCAACTATGTGCCAAAGAATTAAGAAAGGATACCATATGCAATTTAGAAGAGCAAATTGTTGTTCTTTTATGCAAAATGGAGAAGATATTTCCTCCGGGATTCTTCAATCCTATGCAACATCTAATTATTCATCTTCCCCGTGAGGCTCGACTAGGAGGCCCCGTTCAAGCCCGTTGGAACTATCCATATGAGAG GAAAATCCAAAGGCTTAGAAAGAAAGTACGAAACAAGGCTCGTGTTGAAGGTTGTATTGTTGAGGCTGAATTAGTTGAGGAGGCCACGAATTATCTATCACTTTATTTTAAACCCACAGCTCGGTCAATTAGAAACAAGATTCCTCGGTACGATGATGGTGCATGTACCTTTGAAAGTTCATGTAATATTGAAATCTTTAAGTACCCCGGCCGGTGCACTAGCCCACGAGGTATTCGTTCACTCTCACTAGAAGAGTATGAGGCTGCATTCTTATACATATTGACGAACATGCTAGAGATGGATGGACTCTTCAA AAAATTTGATGAGAAACATTGGAAGAGCAGAATTAAACCAAAGCCTGAACAACTACGAGACTTAAGGTTAAATGGGTGGAAGACTAGTCGTGGAAAGCATGGGCCTGATTTTTTTGATTGGTTCAAAGAAG AGTGCATGGTAACATCTAGCATTGATATTGCCTTACATCAAATATCTTATGGATTTCGCCAAAGGGTTTCGAGTTATGGGTGCTATGATGTGAATGGATATAGATTTCGGTCAGAGGAGTATGAGAGAACAAGATTTGGATTGACTACTGTTAACACTGGTGTTTGCGTGTGTTGTATTGACGAAAATGATAATGAACTGGAGTACTATGGTGTGATAAAGgacattataaaaataaaatgggagGGAAACTTGCAGCTAGAGATAGTTCTGTTTGATTGTCAGTGGTTTGATCCAACAGTGAGGGGCACTAGGCGTACTGAAAATCTGGGGCTGGTGGAGATTAAGTGTACCTCTAGGCTTTCAGTTTTTGAACCATTTGTCATGGCAAGTCAAGTTAAACAGGTTTATTATGTGCCTTATGCTTGTAAGAACAGATCAGATCTAGCAGACTGGTGGGTTGCATATCAAGTTTCTCCGCGTGGTTGTGTACCTCCCCAAGATAATAATGATGATTCAAACTCTCCTGATGGAACTAATGAGGAAGTGTTAATTTATCAAGAAGACGGACTAGAAGGAACTTTTGTAATTATTTAG
- the LOC102709376 gene encoding uncharacterized protein LOC102709376 isoform X2: MNSHTTNSKTFGKLHNWTHISCFWQLPYFHKLLLPHNIDVMHNEKNVAEAIWNTCFDIPDKTKDNAKARQDLAEICNRPSLHLVLKKNGKWHKPRAPFCIEKNDKTIILKWFQELKFPDGYAANIRRGVNLSQRKIFGLKNHDYHIFMERLLPVAFRGFLPEETWVCLAELSFFYRQLCAKELRKDTICNLEEQIVVLLCKMEKIFPPGFFNPMQHLIIHLPREARLGGPVQARWNYPYERKIQRLRKKVRNKARVEGCIVEAELVEEATNYLSLYFKPTARSIRNKIPRYDDGACTFESSCNIEIFKYPGRCTSPRGIRSLSLEEYEAAFLYILTNMLEMDGLFKKFDEKHWKSRIKPKPEQLRDLRLNGWKTSRGKHGPDFFDWFKECMVTSSIDIALHQISYGFRQRVSSYGCYDVNGYRFRSEEYERTRFGLTTVNTGVCVCCIDENDNELEYYGVIKDIIKIKWEGNLQLEIVLFDCQWFDPTVRGTRRTENLGLVEIKCTSRLSVFEPFVMASQVKQVYYVPYACKNRSDLADWWVAYQVSPRGCVPPQDNNDDSNSPDGTNEEVLIYQEDGLEGTFVII, translated from the exons ATGAACAGTCACACAACCAATTCAAAAACCTTTGGTAAATTGCATAATTGGACTCATATTAGTTGTTTTTGGCAACTACCATACTTTCATAAATTGTTGTTGCCGCATAATATTGATGTAATGCATAATGAGAAAAATGTAGCTGAAGCTATATGGAATACATGCTTTGACATACCTGATAAGACTAAAGACAATGCTAAAGCAAGGCAAGATCTAGCTGAGATTTGTAACCGTCCATCCTTGCATTTGGTGCTAAAGAAAAATGGTAAGTGGCACAAGCCACGAGCCCCATTTTGTATTGAGAAGAATGACAAGACAATAATTCTTAAATGGTTTCAAGAGCTCAAGTTTCCTGATGGGTACGCAGCCAACATTAGAAGAGGAGTTAACTTATCGCAGCGAAAAATCTTTGGATTAAAGAATCATGACTATCACATCTTTATGGAACGCTTGCTTCCCGTTGCATTCCGCGGCTTCCTTCCAGAAGAGACATGGGTGTGTTTGGCTGAGCTTAGTTTTTTCTATAGGCAACTATGTGCCAAAGAATTAAGAAAGGATACCATATGCAATTTAGAAGAGCAAATTGTTGTTCTTTTATGCAAAATGGAGAAGATATTTCCTCCGGGATTCTTCAATCCTATGCAACATCTAATTATTCATCTTCCCCGTGAGGCTCGACTAGGAGGCCCCGTTCAAGCCCGTTGGAACTATCCATATGAGAG GAAAATCCAAAGGCTTAGAAAGAAAGTACGAAACAAGGCTCGTGTTGAAGGTTGTATTGTTGAGGCTGAATTAGTTGAGGAGGCCACGAATTATCTATCACTTTATTTTAAACCCACAGCTCGGTCAATTAGAAACAAGATTCCTCGGTACGATGATGGTGCATGTACCTTTGAAAGTTCATGTAATATTGAAATCTTTAAGTACCCCGGCCGGTGCACTAGCCCACGAGGTATTCGTTCACTCTCACTAGAAGAGTATGAGGCTGCATTCTTATACATATTGACGAACATGCTAGAGATGGATGGACTCTTCAA AAAATTTGATGAGAAACATTGGAAGAGCAGAATTAAACCAAAGCCTGAACAACTACGAGACTTAAGGTTAAATGGGTGGAAGACTAGTCGTGGAAAGCATGGGCCTGATTTTTTTGATTGGTTCAAAGAA TGCATGGTAACATCTAGCATTGATATTGCCTTACATCAAATATCTTATGGATTTCGCCAAAGGGTTTCGAGTTATGGGTGCTATGATGTGAATGGATATAGATTTCGGTCAGAGGAGTATGAGAGAACAAGATTTGGATTGACTACTGTTAACACTGGTGTTTGCGTGTGTTGTATTGACGAAAATGATAATGAACTGGAGTACTATGGTGTGATAAAGgacattataaaaataaaatgggagGGAAACTTGCAGCTAGAGATAGTTCTGTTTGATTGTCAGTGGTTTGATCCAACAGTGAGGGGCACTAGGCGTACTGAAAATCTGGGGCTGGTGGAGATTAAGTGTACCTCTAGGCTTTCAGTTTTTGAACCATTTGTCATGGCAAGTCAAGTTAAACAGGTTTATTATGTGCCTTATGCTTGTAAGAACAGATCAGATCTAGCAGACTGGTGGGTTGCATATCAAGTTTCTCCGCGTGGTTGTGTACCTCCCCAAGATAATAATGATGATTCAAACTCTCCTGATGGAACTAATGAGGAAGTGTTAATTTATCAAGAAGACGGACTAGAAGGAACTTTTGTAATTATTTAG
- the LOC102709376 gene encoding uncharacterized protein LOC102709376 isoform X3: MEKIFPPGFFNPMQHLIIHLPREARLGGPVQARWNYPYERKIQRLRKKVRNKARVEGCIVEAELVEEATNYLSLYFKPTARSIRNKIPRYDDGACTFESSCNIEIFKYPGRCTSPRGIRSLSLEEYEAAFLYILTNMLEMDGLFKKFDEKHWKSRIKPKPEQLRDLRLNGWKTSRGKHGPDFFDWFKEECMVTSSIDIALHQISYGFRQRVSSYGCYDVNGYRFRSEEYERTRFGLTTVNTGVCVCCIDENDNELEYYGVIKDIIKIKWEGNLQLEIVLFDCQWFDPTVRGTRRTENLGLVEIKCTSRLSVFEPFVMASQVKQVYYVPYACKNRSDLADWWVAYQVSPRGCVPPQDNNDDSNSPDGTNEEVLIYQEDGLEGTFVII; encoded by the exons ATGGAGAAGATATTTCCTCCGGGATTCTTCAATCCTATGCAACATCTAATTATTCATCTTCCCCGTGAGGCTCGACTAGGAGGCCCCGTTCAAGCCCGTTGGAACTATCCATATGAGAG GAAAATCCAAAGGCTTAGAAAGAAAGTACGAAACAAGGCTCGTGTTGAAGGTTGTATTGTTGAGGCTGAATTAGTTGAGGAGGCCACGAATTATCTATCACTTTATTTTAAACCCACAGCTCGGTCAATTAGAAACAAGATTCCTCGGTACGATGATGGTGCATGTACCTTTGAAAGTTCATGTAATATTGAAATCTTTAAGTACCCCGGCCGGTGCACTAGCCCACGAGGTATTCGTTCACTCTCACTAGAAGAGTATGAGGCTGCATTCTTATACATATTGACGAACATGCTAGAGATGGATGGACTCTTCAA AAAATTTGATGAGAAACATTGGAAGAGCAGAATTAAACCAAAGCCTGAACAACTACGAGACTTAAGGTTAAATGGGTGGAAGACTAGTCGTGGAAAGCATGGGCCTGATTTTTTTGATTGGTTCAAAGAAG AGTGCATGGTAACATCTAGCATTGATATTGCCTTACATCAAATATCTTATGGATTTCGCCAAAGGGTTTCGAGTTATGGGTGCTATGATGTGAATGGATATAGATTTCGGTCAGAGGAGTATGAGAGAACAAGATTTGGATTGACTACTGTTAACACTGGTGTTTGCGTGTGTTGTATTGACGAAAATGATAATGAACTGGAGTACTATGGTGTGATAAAGgacattataaaaataaaatgggagGGAAACTTGCAGCTAGAGATAGTTCTGTTTGATTGTCAGTGGTTTGATCCAACAGTGAGGGGCACTAGGCGTACTGAAAATCTGGGGCTGGTGGAGATTAAGTGTACCTCTAGGCTTTCAGTTTTTGAACCATTTGTCATGGCAAGTCAAGTTAAACAGGTTTATTATGTGCCTTATGCTTGTAAGAACAGATCAGATCTAGCAGACTGGTGGGTTGCATATCAAGTTTCTCCGCGTGGTTGTGTACCTCCCCAAGATAATAATGATGATTCAAACTCTCCTGATGGAACTAATGAGGAAGTGTTAATTTATCAAGAAGACGGACTAGAAGGAACTTTTGTAATTATTTAG